In Flavobacteriales bacterium, a single window of DNA contains:
- a CDS encoding tetratricopeptide repeat protein, with product MSKVLLLALITVSLMFSSCDNTGKMVEREWVVYNSVMDQGDIITAITCLNRIVAFEKYNPDALDTLAILYLKSGSNEAAAKIATRALNVRESDVLTKVLAKANKGLGKYDIALENYSKLLVKTPEDLELMYEVAYAYINLSRLNDALPFVQKIISHPESGSAVMQEFIKEGSQLLPYRAVAFNMLGFIQTQANEPEAAIKSYETALQIFPNYYLANNNLKLLSAKLEKK from the coding sequence ATGTCAAAAGTTCTATTGCTTGCTCTTATTACCGTTTCGCTTATGTTCTCATCCTGTGATAATACAGGGAAAATGGTTGAGCGAGAATGGGTGGTTTACAATTCAGTTATGGATCAAGGTGATATTATTACGGCAATCACTTGTTTGAACCGCATCGTTGCATTCGAAAAATACAATCCAGATGCCTTGGATACATTGGCAATACTTTATCTGAAAAGTGGATCGAACGAAGCAGCGGCCAAAATTGCTACTCGTGCTCTCAATGTCAGAGAAAGTGATGTGTTGACGAAAGTTCTGGCAAAGGCAAATAAAGGATTGGGGAAATATGATATCGCATTGGAAAACTATTCCAAGCTACTTGTAAAAACCCCTGAAGACCTGGAATTGATGTACGAAGTTGCTTACGCATACATCAACTTAAGTCGATTGAATGATGCGCTTCCTTTCGTTCAGAAGATCATTTCGCATCCTGAATCGGGAAGCGCTGTCATGCAAGAATTCATAAAAGAAGGAAGTCAGCTTTTACCATATCGCGCTGTTGCTTTCAACATGCTTGGCTTTATCCAAACTCAAGCCAATGAACCAGAAGCTGCTATAAAGAGCTACGAAACGGCACTGCAAATATTCCCGAACTATTATTTGGCCAACAACAACTTGAAGCTACTTTCAGCCAAATTGGAGAAGAAATGA
- a CDS encoding penicillin acylase family protein has translation MKKIIACLAVMAGLSASVLAEDNGYEYSITVNPEDITIVRDKWGVPHIFGKTDADVAYGLAWANAEDDFYTMQELVITAKGLAGKMLGVEGAERDFFSHALGYRERVEKDFSQLSADYVKYIEGYCQGVNAYAKLHKKEVRVKGTFPINPKDVVGGYMFALSALIGTPGAVGKIMDGTYDKDQPSDLPYGSNAFAFNSNKTSDGSSMLCINPHQPVTGPFSWYEAHLCSEEGLNIHGAMFPGSSTVFLGNNEHLGWAHTFNHLDLVDVFQLEMHPSKKHLYKFNGEWKKIEKRPVWLKVKLAKGIVFPVRRMTYWSEFGTTLKSPDGNYYAVKLPGNERIRVGEQWYRMDKAKNYSEFYDALRMESISMFNIIYADENDTVMYLNNAVVPKRNPEVDYSGVVKSNSDKTMWTEFHHVEDLIQTLNPKCGWVFNTNNNPVHATAKNEWQSLDDYPASFGISDNGENNRAERFLELMREKASDQVSFERMKKMKFDYEFPACGAYQNSIENLFHVNPSDYPELAPLITTINAWDKRGDKENRGAGAYLITFQKVFSMMGFSDGEFKRSVSIPDTTYVKALRWAKNQIDTHYDGKIPALGEVQRHVRGDVNLPLSGFPDALAANYNEEWKDGRYKPWVADSYVHFVQWKDKKIVRMETLHPFGASTRPNSPHYTDQMQLYADQQTKTMTLDKEKIFAEAESIYHPK, from the coding sequence ATGAAGAAAATTATTGCTTGCCTAGCTGTGATGGCCGGGCTTTCTGCATCCGTATTGGCAGAAGACAACGGTTACGAATACTCGATCACGGTAAATCCCGAAGACATTACCATTGTGAGAGACAAATGGGGTGTTCCTCATATTTTCGGAAAAACAGACGCAGACGTTGCGTATGGATTGGCTTGGGCCAATGCAGAGGATGATTTTTATACCATGCAGGAACTCGTTATTACTGCAAAAGGCCTTGCTGGGAAAATGCTCGGGGTTGAAGGGGCTGAACGTGATTTCTTTTCGCACGCTTTAGGATATCGGGAACGCGTTGAAAAGGACTTCAGTCAACTTTCTGCTGATTATGTGAAGTACATAGAAGGTTATTGCCAAGGAGTTAATGCTTACGCCAAATTGCATAAGAAAGAAGTGCGGGTAAAAGGTACTTTCCCTATCAACCCAAAAGATGTGGTTGGTGGATACATGTTTGCGCTGAGTGCGCTTATTGGAACTCCAGGTGCTGTTGGTAAGATCATGGATGGTACATATGATAAAGACCAACCTTCTGACCTTCCTTATGGATCTAACGCATTTGCTTTCAACAGCAATAAAACTTCAGATGGCAGTTCCATGCTTTGCATCAATCCTCATCAACCAGTTACAGGTCCATTTTCTTGGTATGAAGCGCATTTGTGCAGCGAAGAAGGTTTGAATATTCACGGTGCAATGTTCCCAGGTAGCTCAACAGTATTTTTAGGGAATAACGAACATTTGGGATGGGCGCACACGTTCAATCACTTAGATCTTGTGGATGTATTTCAGTTAGAAATGCATCCGAGCAAAAAGCATCTGTACAAATTCAATGGTGAGTGGAAAAAGATTGAGAAACGACCTGTTTGGTTGAAGGTGAAATTGGCAAAAGGCATCGTTTTTCCTGTAAGAAGAATGACATATTGGAGCGAATTCGGAACTACTTTAAAATCTCCGGACGGAAATTATTACGCGGTCAAACTTCCAGGAAACGAACGAATCCGCGTTGGAGAACAGTGGTATAGAATGGATAAGGCCAAAAACTATTCAGAATTCTACGATGCGCTCAGAATGGAATCAATCTCCATGTTCAATATTATTTATGCGGATGAAAACGATACGGTGATGTACCTGAACAATGCCGTTGTTCCAAAACGGAATCCAGAAGTTGATTACTCTGGCGTTGTAAAAAGCAATTCCGATAAAACCATGTGGACTGAATTTCATCATGTGGAAGACCTTATCCAGACCCTGAACCCGAAATGTGGTTGGGTTTTTAACACAAACAATAATCCAGTGCATGCAACGGCTAAAAATGAGTGGCAAAGTCTTGATGACTATCCAGCATCATTTGGCATAAGTGATAATGGCGAGAATAATAGAGCTGAACGATTTTTAGAACTGATGCGCGAAAAAGCTTCAGACCAAGTTTCATTCGAGCGGATGAAAAAAATGAAATTCGATTATGAATTTCCCGCTTGTGGCGCATACCAGAATTCCATCGAAAATCTCTTTCATGTAAACCCTAGCGATTACCCGGAATTGGCTCCACTTATCACAACTATAAACGCTTGGGATAAAAGAGGAGACAAAGAGAATAGAGGTGCCGGAGCATATCTTATCACCTTTCAAAAAGTGTTTTCCATGATGGGATTTTCTGATGGCGAATTCAAACGCTCCGTAAGTATTCCAGACACGACTTACGTAAAAGCACTTCGTTGGGCGAAGAATCAAATAGATACGCATTACGATGGTAAAATTCCAGCGCTAGGCGAAGTGCAGCGTCATGTTCGTGGAGATGTTAATCTTCCGCTCAGCGGATTTCCTGATGCGCTCGCTGCCAATTACAACGAAGAATGGAAAGATGGAAGGTACAAGCCTTGGGTTGCCGATTCGTATGTTCATTTTGTCCAATGGAAAGACAAGAAAATAGTCCGAATGGAAACTTTGCACCCTTTTGGTGCATCTACCCGACCAAACTCTCCACATTACACTGATCAGATGCAATTATATGCCGATCAGCAGACCAAAACCATGACTTTGGACAAGGAGAAGATCTTTGCAGAGGCAGAATCGATCTATCACCCAAAATGA
- the lepB gene encoding signal peptidase I: MNWKFWKKEKPAQKKGFVREWVDAIVFAVIAATIIRLFLIEAYTIPTSSMEKSLLIGDFLFVSKVSYGPRIPNTPIAFPFAHHTMPGTLSTKSYLEWIKLPYYRLPGFSKIKNNDVVVFNYPMEGYRPVDKRENYIKRCVAIPNDVLEVKEGVLYINGEEAYQAEGMQTSYDVETNGTGFNQLVLRKLDITEGGRTSVKGDFSLTMTKAAKEKIAELNNVQSVEAEIAKPGTYAEYIFPNSDPELKSNEKQKFYWNVDNFGPITIPKKGETVQLTVENLPIYERLISFYEHNDLKIEESQIYINGMQVDSYTFQMDYYFMMGDNRHNSADSRFWGFVPEDHIVGKAVFIWLSIDKDATKLAEKIRWSRIFNLIH; the protein is encoded by the coding sequence ATGAATTGGAAATTTTGGAAGAAAGAAAAACCTGCCCAAAAGAAAGGTTTCGTTCGAGAATGGGTTGATGCCATCGTTTTTGCGGTCATCGCGGCAACCATTATTCGCTTATTCTTGATAGAGGCATATACGATTCCTACATCGTCTATGGAGAAGTCGTTGCTTATTGGCGATTTTCTGTTTGTAAGCAAGGTCAGCTATGGCCCACGGATTCCCAACACGCCTATCGCGTTTCCGTTTGCACATCATACTATGCCCGGTACGCTTAGCACCAAATCGTATTTGGAGTGGATCAAACTGCCATACTATCGTCTGCCTGGTTTCAGCAAGATCAAGAATAACGATGTAGTTGTTTTCAACTATCCGATGGAAGGTTATCGTCCGGTGGATAAGCGCGAAAATTACATTAAGCGATGCGTGGCTATTCCGAACGATGTGCTTGAAGTGAAAGAAGGTGTGCTTTACATAAACGGTGAAGAAGCCTATCAGGCCGAAGGAATGCAAACTTCTTATGATGTTGAAACCAATGGAACGGGCTTCAATCAATTGGTGCTTAGGAAATTAGACATTACCGAAGGTGGACGTACATCTGTGAAAGGGGATTTCAGTTTGACAATGACCAAGGCGGCAAAGGAGAAGATCGCTGAGTTGAATAACGTTCAGTCTGTAGAAGCGGAAATTGCCAAGCCAGGAACATATGCTGAATATATATTTCCGAATTCTGACCCAGAATTGAAGTCAAATGAGAAGCAGAAGTTCTATTGGAATGTGGATAATTTCGGTCCGATCACTATTCCAAAGAAAGGTGAAACCGTACAATTGACGGTTGAGAACTTACCGATTTACGAGCGTCTTATCAGCTTTTACGAGCACAATGATCTGAAGATCGAAGAATCTCAGATCTACATCAACGGAATGCAAGTGGATTCATACACTTTTCAAATGGACTACTATTTCATGATGGGAGACAATCGTCACAATTCTGCCGATAGTCGTTTTTGGGGATTTGTACCTGAAGACCACATCGTTGGAAAAGCAGTGTTCATTTGGCTATCCATCGATAAGGATGCAACGAAATTGGCAGAGAAGATCCGTTGGTCGCGGATATTCAATTTGATCCACTGA
- a CDS encoding penicillin acylase family protein — MLVAILFATTSLFAGKPKISENEPNSTGSQFEKIDIAKIQIVRDQWGVPHIFADQDHEVAYGLAWANAEDDFGTMQELLIAGQGRSGQLMGKDGAKRDFLLHAFGVKDVVDAKFDSAFSEEYKQYLDGYAQGINAYASSYPDEVLLHGLFPISGKDLVYGNVFAACIVSGGHLEVANILNGEYDGGTTWLGSNAMAFNQNKTEDESTILVVNPHQPMEGPFSWYEAHLCSNEGLNILGGLFPGGPSVFLGTNENLGWAHTVNKLDLVDVFKLKMNEEKKHSYQLDGEWFELDKRLTFLKVKLSNILTVPIPKMTYWSKYGATIKSKDGDYYSVRLAANQKINTIEEIYRMNKAKNFDEFYEALSMEAHPRYNVIYADREGNIMYLNNGLIPKRNEDYNWASVLPGDTSATLWTEFHPIQERPQIVNPACGYVFNTNNTPFNATCESENMNPMDYPPYFGFEHGDNNRSTRLMQLLEEQETVNLEEVKRMKFDCQLPDSSTFFNSVDNFMQLDPNSFPDVAESIVKMQNWDRRADKESEAAGMYLLTYHYIFDKLKLGTEAFIDGMDVDDNLFIEAVTYANEHLMEYFKTLDVTLGELQVHVRGEKEYGVNGFADALAANYNMPYTNGRFKTFVADSYVQFAQWKTGEEVSLQTLHPYGASNREWSAHYNDQMELYANQQTKKMTLNKEEIFANAEKIYHPK; from the coding sequence ATGCTGGTTGCCATCCTTTTTGCAACTACTAGCCTTTTCGCTGGCAAACCGAAAATCTCTGAAAACGAGCCAAACAGCACTGGTTCTCAATTTGAGAAGATTGATATCGCTAAGATTCAAATAGTCCGCGACCAGTGGGGCGTGCCTCACATTTTTGCCGATCAAGATCACGAAGTTGCCTATGGCTTGGCTTGGGCCAATGCTGAAGACGATTTCGGAACCATGCAAGAACTTCTTATTGCAGGTCAAGGTCGATCTGGACAACTGATGGGAAAAGATGGCGCCAAGCGCGATTTTCTACTTCACGCATTTGGAGTGAAAGATGTGGTTGATGCGAAATTTGATTCCGCTTTCAGCGAAGAATACAAGCAGTACTTAGACGGTTATGCGCAAGGAATCAATGCGTATGCGAGTTCGTATCCAGACGAGGTGCTCCTGCACGGACTCTTTCCAATATCTGGGAAAGACCTCGTTTACGGGAACGTGTTTGCAGCGTGCATCGTTTCTGGCGGGCACTTAGAAGTGGCCAACATACTTAACGGAGAATACGATGGCGGCACAACTTGGCTTGGTTCCAATGCCATGGCTTTCAATCAGAATAAGACTGAAGACGAAAGCACGATACTGGTTGTCAATCCACACCAACCAATGGAAGGTCCATTTTCTTGGTACGAAGCGCATCTCTGCAGCAACGAAGGATTGAATATCCTTGGTGGGCTTTTTCCCGGAGGACCATCGGTTTTCTTGGGGACCAACGAAAATCTTGGTTGGGCACACACGGTCAATAAACTTGATCTGGTAGATGTGTTCAAACTGAAAATGAATGAAGAAAAAAAACACTCGTATCAGCTTGATGGAGAATGGTTTGAATTGGATAAACGACTCACCTTCCTAAAGGTGAAATTGAGCAACATTCTTACCGTGCCAATTCCTAAAATGACATATTGGAGTAAGTACGGAGCCACCATCAAATCAAAAGATGGTGATTACTACTCGGTTCGATTAGCAGCAAACCAAAAGATCAATACGATTGAGGAAATCTATCGAATGAACAAGGCCAAGAATTTTGATGAATTCTACGAAGCCTTGAGCATGGAAGCGCATCCGCGATATAACGTGATCTATGCCGACCGCGAAGGAAATATCATGTACCTGAACAACGGACTTATTCCAAAACGGAATGAGGATTACAACTGGGCTTCCGTGCTGCCTGGTGACACGAGCGCCACGTTGTGGACAGAATTCCACCCAATTCAGGAACGGCCTCAGATCGTTAATCCTGCTTGTGGTTATGTTTTCAATACGAACAACACTCCTTTTAACGCAACATGCGAAAGTGAGAACATGAATCCGATGGATTATCCACCATACTTCGGATTTGAGCATGGAGACAACAATAGAAGTACACGCTTGATGCAATTACTGGAAGAACAAGAAACCGTAAATCTAGAAGAGGTTAAGCGAATGAAATTCGATTGTCAACTGCCTGATTCAAGCACGTTCTTCAATTCGGTTGACAATTTCATGCAACTTGACCCGAACAGTTTTCCAGATGTAGCGGAAAGTATTGTGAAGATGCAGAATTGGGACAGGCGTGCCGACAAGGAAAGTGAAGCGGCTGGAATGTACCTTCTCACCTATCATTACATTTTCGATAAGTTGAAGCTTGGAACGGAAGCTTTCATTGATGGAATGGATGTGGACGATAACCTATTTATTGAAGCGGTTACTTACGCCAACGAGCATTTGATGGAATACTTTAAAACACTGGACGTCACACTTGGCGAATTGCAAGTACATGTTCGTGGAGAGAAAGAATATGGTGTAAACGGTTTTGCAGATGCATTGGCTGCCAACTACAATATGCCTTATACCAATGGTCGGTTCAAGACCTTTGTGGCTGATTCATACGTGCAATTTGCACAATGGAAAACAGGCGAGGAAGTTTCGTTGCAAACGCTGCATCCGTATGGCGCTTCCAACAGAGAATGGTCTGCGCACTACAATGATCAAATGGAATTATATGCCAATCAGCAGACCAAGAAGATGACATTGAACAAGGAAGAGATCTTTGCAAACGCAGAGAAAATCTATCATCCAAAGTAA
- a CDS encoding S41 family peptidase, giving the protein MRRLSGLVLGLALVATSALAQRTIKEEYKLKFDDVLNLIETKYVDHPDYEMLVDEAIVGMVKELDPHSEYMTAEEYEKMNEPLSGNFEGIGVQFNILHDTIAVVSPISGGPSEKLGIRSGDKIVEIEDTVVAGIGITNGDVIAKLRGDKGTKVRVKIYRRGVSELVEYTIVRDKIPIFSLDASYMLTPEVGYIKLNRFAQTTMDEFAEAMNELIPLGMKHLVLDLRGNSGGYLNTAIELSDEFLDDKKLIVYTEGVSNPKRDYFATSQGRFEKGKLVVLIDEGSASASEIVSGAIQDHDRGLIIGRRSFGKGLVQRPFKLRDGSTLKLTTARYYTPAGRCIQRPYEEGNEEYRKEGQRRRDNGELFSMDSIHVDDHQEFLTDNKRKVYGGGGILPDIFIPLDTSENSDFLRDLLSRGLFYQYINEYVDTHRDELAKTYPDFETFEAKFDLDGKFLDDFFAFAEKELKPKAKDTTDAVAAVEKPTDDAEEKDFATRKAEGMEASGKIIRTRLKALLARTLWQTEAFYRVFNAEDDAVLKALESIDDKTFKRLKLSVN; this is encoded by the coding sequence ATGAGAAGATTGTCGGGATTGGTGCTTGGATTGGCACTTGTTGCTACCAGCGCCCTTGCACAGCGAACCATTAAGGAAGAATACAAACTCAAGTTTGATGACGTACTCAACCTGATTGAAACCAAGTATGTCGATCATCCAGACTACGAAATGTTGGTTGATGAGGCCATTGTCGGAATGGTCAAAGAACTCGATCCTCACAGCGAGTACATGACGGCCGAAGAATACGAGAAGATGAATGAGCCGCTTTCAGGCAATTTTGAAGGAATCGGAGTTCAATTCAATATTCTTCACGATACGATTGCCGTTGTATCTCCAATTTCTGGCGGACCTTCCGAGAAACTAGGAATAAGATCTGGCGATAAGATCGTTGAAATTGAAGACACCGTGGTGGCCGGCATCGGAATTACTAATGGAGATGTGATCGCAAAACTGAGGGGCGATAAGGGAACGAAAGTTCGTGTTAAGATCTACCGAAGAGGAGTAAGCGAACTTGTAGAATACACGATCGTTCGCGATAAGATTCCAATTTTCAGTCTGGATGCATCGTACATGCTCACTCCAGAAGTTGGATACATTAAACTGAATCGTTTTGCTCAAACCACCATGGATGAGTTTGCTGAAGCAATGAACGAGTTGATTCCATTGGGAATGAAACACTTGGTGCTTGACCTGAGGGGCAATTCTGGAGGATATTTGAATACAGCTATCGAATTGTCTGACGAGTTTCTTGACGACAAGAAGTTGATCGTCTACACGGAAGGCGTATCGAACCCTAAGCGAGACTATTTTGCCACTAGTCAAGGACGATTTGAGAAAGGAAAACTAGTGGTGTTGATAGATGAAGGTTCCGCATCGGCAAGCGAGATTGTTTCAGGAGCGATTCAAGATCATGATAGAGGTCTCATCATCGGTCGCAGATCATTCGGAAAAGGCTTGGTTCAACGGCCATTTAAACTGCGTGATGGATCGACACTTAAACTCACCACGGCTCGATATTACACTCCAGCAGGAAGATGTATTCAGCGTCCTTACGAAGAAGGAAACGAGGAATACAGAAAGGAAGGGCAGCGCAGAAGAGACAACGGAGAGTTGTTCAGTATGGACAGTATCCATGTGGATGATCATCAGGAGTTTCTTACGGACAACAAGCGTAAAGTATACGGAGGCGGAGGTATTCTGCCAGATATTTTCATTCCGCTTGATACTTCAGAAAATTCAGACTTCTTGCGAGACCTGCTTAGCCGAGGACTGTTCTATCAGTACATAAACGAATATGTAGATACGCATAGGGATGAGCTTGCAAAAACGTATCCGGATTTTGAAACATTTGAAGCCAAATTTGATCTTGATGGCAAATTCCTAGATGACTTTTTTGCCTTTGCAGAGAAGGAGCTAAAGCCAAAGGCCAAAGACACAACGGACGCAGTTGCTGCGGTTGAAAAGCCTACAGATGATGCTGAAGAGAAGGATTTCGCTACAAGAAAGGCGGAAGGAATGGAGGCTTCTGGCAAGATCATCCGAACAAGGTTGAAAGCGCTTTTGGCTCGAACACTTTGGCAAACTGAAGCGTTCTACCGCGTCTTTAACGCAGAAGATGATGCGGTATTGAAAGCGCTCGAATCCATTGATGACAAAACCTTTAAGCGACTGAAGCTGTCGGTTAACTGA